In Flavobacterium sp. N1736, the following are encoded in one genomic region:
- a CDS encoding YceI family protein: MKRTTLLILLFTAFSIYAQEKFTTNTATVNFEASVPLFEEIKAVNRSAVIVLEPKTSTFICTVIIKDFRFKLDLMQEHFNTNYLESERYPKAVFKGKIAKFDLKDIDNIEKEYIIKGRLTVHGKSREIEVKALLKKVNEGIQIHSDFPILVSDFDISIPKKIGSKVSSTANTGLTGVIRSDEMALLTLK; encoded by the coding sequence ATGAAAAGAACTACCTTACTTATTTTGCTTTTTACTGCATTTTCAATATATGCTCAGGAAAAATTTACAACTAACACAGCCACAGTAAATTTTGAAGCATCAGTTCCTCTTTTTGAAGAAATAAAAGCAGTAAACAGATCGGCTGTTATTGTTTTAGAACCTAAAACCAGTACATTTATTTGCACGGTTATAATCAAAGATTTTCGATTCAAATTAGATTTAATGCAGGAGCATTTTAATACAAACTATTTAGAAAGCGAACGCTATCCTAAAGCAGTTTTTAAAGGCAAAATTGCAAAGTTTGATTTGAAAGACATCGATAATATTGAAAAAGAATATATAATAAAGGGAAGATTGACCGTACATGGAAAATCAAGAGAAATTGAAGTAAAAGCCTTATTGAAAAAAGTAAATGAAGGAATACAAATCCATTCTGATTTTCCAATTTTAGTATCTGATTTTGATATTTCAATTCCCAAAAAAATAGGTTCAAAAGTTTCGTCAACAGCAAATACAGGATTAACCGGCGTTATTCGAAGTGATGAAATGGCGCTGTTAACTTTAAAATAG
- a CDS encoding acyl-CoA thioesterase has product MTTDFKPVSSSKISISELMLPSHTNFSGKIHGGYILQLLDQIAFASASKFCGNYCVTASVDTVNFLKPIEVGELVTMKASVNYVGRSSMIVGIRVEAENIQTGAVKHCLSSYFTMVAKDKEGKSVKVPGLILSSLDEVRRFRKCIKQIEAKKELEDHAKITNVNSIEDLASLDKYNVLLEIG; this is encoded by the coding sequence ATGACTACAGATTTTAAACCCGTTTCTTCATCAAAAATTAGCATTTCAGAATTGATGCTTCCATCGCATACTAACTTTAGCGGTAAAATTCATGGTGGATATATTTTGCAATTACTAGATCAGATTGCTTTTGCATCAGCATCAAAATTTTGCGGTAATTATTGTGTAACAGCTTCGGTTGATACGGTAAATTTTTTAAAACCTATCGAAGTGGGCGAATTGGTTACCATGAAGGCTTCTGTAAATTATGTAGGCCGCAGTTCGATGATTGTTGGTATTCGTGTCGAAGCCGAAAATATCCAGACCGGTGCTGTAAAACATTGTCTGTCCTCTTATTTTACAATGGTAGCCAAAGATAAAGAAGGTAAAAGCGTGAAGGTTCCGGGACTTATTTTGTCTAGTCTGGATGAAGTTCGAAGATTTAGAAAATGCATCAAACAAATTGAGGCTAAAAAAGAATTAGAAGACCATGCTAAAATTACGAATGTAAATTCTATAGAAGATCTGGCAAGTTTAGATAAATATAATGTTTTATTAGAAATTGGATAA
- a CDS encoding VOC family protein, translating to MVKFGYTILYVENVEESIVFYENAFDFSRKFISPDNDYGELITGETTLSFASKKLATENLKDGFIESNPKDKPFAIEIGFITDNVAELVQKATSFGAILVKEPTKKPWGQIVAYLRDLDGFLIEICTEVEG from the coding sequence ATGGTAAAGTTTGGATATACAATATTATATGTCGAAAATGTAGAAGAATCAATTGTATTTTATGAAAATGCCTTTGATTTTTCAAGAAAATTTATTTCGCCGGATAATGATTATGGCGAATTAATTACCGGTGAAACGACACTTTCATTCGCATCAAAAAAATTGGCGACTGAAAATTTAAAAGACGGTTTTATCGAAAGTAATCCAAAGGATAAACCTTTTGCAATAGAAATAGGCTTTATAACGGATAATGTTGCAGAACTTGTGCAAAAAGCAACTTCGTTTGGAGCAATACTGGTAAAGGAACCAACAAAAAAGCCGTGGGGACAAATCGTTGCTTATTTGAGAGACCTTGATGGTTTTTTAATTGAGATTTGTACTGAAGTTGAAGGTTAA
- the rmuC gene encoding DNA recombination protein RmuC has translation MFDFLPFILVFIIALLLGIYLGRMLFSAKFQSEKVSLEERLNSNVNQFQLQKEQFENDKKNFEKQLLQTNLEKENIRTEKDSLAIQLSKKEVDFENLWERHKEQKAEITELQEKFTKEFENLANKILEEKSAKFTEQNSENMKNILLPLQDKIHVFEQKVDQTHKESIDYHAALRQQIIGLSEMNAQMSKETLNLTKALKGDSKMQGNWGELVLERVLEKSGLEKGREYEVQQSFTNTEGSRVLPDVVINLPDGKKMIVDSKVSLVAYEKWINEESEILKIDYLREHVLSIKRHVEQLGSKNYHDLYQIESPDFVLLFIPIEPAFAIALNEDSTLYNRAFDRNIVIVTPTTLLATLRTIDSMWSNQKQQENAFEIARQAGALYDKFEGFVTDLVKIGNKIKDTKTEYENAMNKLVDGKGNLISSVERLKKMGAKAKKSLPENIITRASNTDESQSLN, from the coding sequence ATGTTCGACTTTCTTCCGTTTATATTGGTTTTTATAATTGCATTGCTGCTGGGTATTTACTTAGGAAGAATGTTGTTTTCGGCTAAATTTCAATCGGAGAAAGTAAGTTTAGAAGAAAGATTGAATTCGAATGTAAATCAGTTTCAATTGCAGAAGGAACAATTTGAAAATGACAAGAAAAACTTCGAAAAACAATTGTTGCAAACTAATCTGGAGAAAGAAAATATTCGAACAGAAAAAGACAGTTTAGCGATTCAGCTTTCAAAAAAAGAAGTAGATTTTGAAAATTTATGGGAACGTCATAAAGAACAAAAAGCAGAAATAACAGAACTTCAGGAAAAATTCACCAAAGAGTTTGAAAATTTAGCCAATAAAATTCTCGAAGAAAAATCGGCAAAATTTACAGAGCAAAATAGCGAAAACATGAAAAATATCCTGTTGCCTTTACAGGATAAAATTCATGTTTTTGAGCAAAAAGTAGATCAAACCCACAAAGAAAGCATCGATTACCATGCAGCTTTACGTCAGCAAATTATTGGTTTGAGCGAAATGAATGCCCAAATGAGCAAGGAAACGCTGAATTTAACTAAAGCATTAAAAGGAGACAGTAAAATGCAGGGAAATTGGGGCGAACTGGTTTTAGAACGTGTTCTTGAAAAATCAGGATTAGAAAAAGGACGTGAATACGAAGTACAGCAAAGTTTCACAAATACCGAAGGAAGTCGTGTTTTGCCAGATGTTGTAATCAATTTGCCCGATGGTAAAAAAATGATTGTCGATTCGAAAGTTTCATTGGTAGCGTATGAAAAATGGATCAACGAAGAATCTGAAATTCTTAAAATTGATTATTTAAGAGAACATGTACTTTCGATTAAAAGGCATGTAGAACAGCTTGGCAGTAAAAATTACCATGATTTATATCAAATTGAAAGTCCGGATTTTGTGTTGCTTTTTATTCCCATAGAACCCGCATTTGCCATTGCCTTAAACGAAGATTCTACCTTATATAACAGAGCATTCGATCGTAATATTGTAATTGTTACACCAACAACATTATTGGCCACTTTGCGAACTATTGATAGTATGTGGAGCAATCAGAAGCAACAGGAAAATGCGTTTGAAATTGCAAGACAAGCCGGAGCGTTATATGATAAATTTGAAGGTTTCGTAACTGATTTGGTGAAAATAGGAAACAAAATTAAAGATACGAAAACCGAATATGAAAATGCCATGAACAAACTTGTTGACGGAAAAGGAAATCTTATTTCAAGCGTAGAAAGATTAAAAAAAATGGGAGCAAAAGCAAAGAAATCGCTTCCTGAAAATATTATTACAAGAGCCTCAAATACAGACGAAAGTCAATCTTTAAATTAA
- a CDS encoding RNA polymerase sigma factor — protein MQNEREGQLKIYQLFSPVLYGICLKYMKNEDDAKDVFQEAFVIVFQKIDQFKFEGSFEGWMKRIFVNKLIETLNKKKKESFFLDVFDPDTDFIEEQELDIAPIEQEKLLEFIRDLPDQYRTVFNLYVFEKMKHKEIAELLKISEGTSKSNLNRAKRILQKRILSIKNFKTA, from the coding sequence ATGCAAAATGAACGAGAGGGACAACTGAAAATTTATCAGTTGTTCTCTCCGGTTTTGTATGGCATATGCTTAAAATATATGAAAAATGAAGACGATGCAAAAGACGTTTTTCAGGAAGCGTTTGTTATTGTTTTTCAAAAAATAGATCAATTTAAATTTGAAGGAAGTTTTGAAGGCTGGATGAAGCGAATTTTTGTAAACAAACTCATCGAAACTTTAAATAAAAAGAAAAAAGAAAGTTTTTTTCTGGATGTTTTTGATCCTGACACTGATTTTATTGAAGAACAAGAGTTGGATATTGCTCCAATAGAACAAGAAAAACTCTTAGAATTTATTCGGGATTTACCCGATCAATACAGGACGGTTTTTAACCTTTATGTTTTTGAAAAGATGAAACACAAGGAAATAGCCGAATTATTAAAGATTTCAGAAGGAACATCCAAATCAAATTTAAACAGGGCCAAGCGCATTTTGCAAAAGAGAATTTTGAGCATAAAAAATTTTAAGACAGCATGA
- a CDS encoding protease complex subunit PrcB family protein codes for MKKLMLGLFIAFGISACSLNNDDFNTDCGTDVVVPFTGFPLLCNYSVKTLPNNPLAVLVKTQTDLDANFTKHANTCPVATDPNIDFTKNYLVGIFAGVKPTSGYEIKMTSMVENMCEIVINFYEKSPQAGEQISQTPTYPSDFILIPVTSKPIIFNRTTESPDNIIIGNIGTTRNFFQLNDFNILKFQDVAADSYSFEQYKYTNVTKRNEYTSFLAIVPQDILTIKGQTKTYGTPDAAGQGGVYFQLRQAGTITKIYIDNNDTEDQSSAVKLFKKSIQDKITSLK; via the coding sequence ATGAAAAAATTAATGCTTGGCTTATTTATAGCCTTTGGGATTAGTGCCTGCTCTCTTAACAACGACGATTTTAATACAGATTGCGGAACTGATGTAGTTGTACCTTTTACAGGATTTCCTCTTTTATGTAATTATAGTGTAAAAACTTTGCCTAATAATCCGCTTGCTGTCCTGGTAAAAACACAAACTGATTTAGATGCAAATTTTACAAAACATGCCAATACTTGTCCTGTAGCGACTGATCCTAATATCGATTTTACTAAAAATTATTTAGTTGGAATTTTTGCCGGAGTTAAACCAACAAGTGGTTATGAAATAAAAATGACTTCTATGGTAGAAAATATGTGTGAAATTGTGATTAATTTTTATGAAAAAAGTCCACAAGCCGGAGAACAAATATCGCAAACACCAACGTATCCTTCCGATTTTATTTTGATTCCTGTAACTTCAAAACCAATTATCTTTAACAGAACTACGGAGTCTCCGGATAATATTATAATTGGAAACATTGGAACTACACGTAACTTTTTTCAGCTAAATGATTTTAACATTCTTAAATTTCAGGATGTTGCTGCTGACAGTTATAGTTTTGAACAATACAAATACACTAACGTAACAAAAAGAAATGAATATACTTCGTTTTTAGCAATTGTTCCTCAGGATATTTTGACTATTAAAGGACAAACTAAAACGTACGGTACTCCGGATGCTGCAGGTCAGGGCGGCGTTTATTTCCAACTTCGCCAGGCGGGAACTATTACAAAAATTTATATCGATAATAATGACACCGAAGATCAAAGTTCAGCCGTAAAACTTTTCAAAAAATCGATTCAGGATAAAATTACAAGTTTAAAATAA
- a CDS encoding MepB family protein, producing MAIKNNWTNSKLLPQDLIIAKELVYDCCDFECTEPQPEAESQDYNAYNFQINNYNIKFRSAKITPTKTGQFVTLWKRNKAGIIEPFDFSDAIDFVIVSVRKNDLFGQFIFPKSVLLQKGIFSTAAKEGIRATRVYPPWDETSSKQAQKTQQWQLEYFYEIIPNTNLNKIKKLLFI from the coding sequence ATGGCAATCAAAAACAATTGGACCAATTCAAAACTATTACCTCAAGATTTAATTATTGCCAAAGAACTGGTTTATGATTGTTGCGATTTTGAATGCACTGAACCTCAACCAGAGGCAGAAAGTCAGGATTATAATGCATACAATTTTCAAATTAACAATTACAATATTAAGTTTAGATCTGCCAAAATAACGCCAACAAAAACGGGGCAGTTTGTTACTTTATGGAAACGAAATAAAGCCGGAATTATTGAACCTTTTGATTTTTCTGATGCAATTGATTTTGTCATTGTAAGTGTTCGAAAAAACGATTTATTTGGTCAGTTTATTTTTCCGAAGTCCGTTTTATTACAAAAAGGGATTTTCTCAACCGCTGCAAAAGAAGGCATACGAGCCACAAGAGTATATCCGCCGTGGGATGAAACTTCGAGCAAACAGGCTCAAAAAACGCAGCAATGGCAATTGGAATATTTTTATGAAATTATACCAAACACAAATCTTAATAAAATTAAAAAGTTGCTGTTTATTTAA